One Gloeothece verrucosa PCC 7822 DNA window includes the following coding sequences:
- the rbsK gene encoding ribokinase, with product MAVIVLGSINIDLVVQVSHLPHKGETVIGNNFFTACGGKGANGAVAIAKLGIPVSMVGQVGGDQFGETLLKGLQSAGVNTQGVIINPDTHSGVASIVVDQHGDNTIACAGGANSLVGDAEIQQFKALLPGAKVVSLELGIPLDVVVAAASAASAADCIVILDPAPARNDLPDELYPLIDIITPNEVEASQLVGFPVIDPETATRAALILQQRGVKTVIVTLGSQGALCCSANETFFVPALSVSVVDTVAAGDAFNGGLVAALASGKSLPEAMQWATVAGALSVTQAGAQSSLPDRASFLQFLSSH from the coding sequence ATGGCGGTTATTGTTTTAGGTAGTATTAATATTGACCTTGTAGTACAAGTCTCTCATTTGCCCCATAAAGGGGAAACTGTCATCGGAAATAATTTTTTTACCGCTTGTGGAGGAAAAGGCGCTAATGGGGCGGTAGCCATCGCTAAATTAGGCATTCCTGTCTCTATGGTGGGACAAGTGGGAGGAGATCAGTTTGGGGAAACTTTACTCAAAGGATTACAATCTGCCGGAGTTAATACACAAGGTGTGATCATCAATCCTGATACTCACTCAGGAGTAGCTTCTATTGTAGTAGATCAGCACGGTGATAATACCATCGCTTGTGCGGGTGGGGCCAATAGTCTCGTCGGGGATGCAGAAATACAACAATTCAAGGCTTTACTTCCTGGGGCAAAAGTGGTTTCCTTAGAATTGGGTATTCCCCTAGATGTAGTGGTAGCGGCGGCTTCGGCGGCTTCGGCGGCTGATTGTATCGTCATTTTAGACCCTGCTCCGGCTCGCAACGATTTACCCGATGAGCTTTATCCTCTGATTGATATTATCACTCCTAATGAAGTAGAAGCCTCTCAGTTAGTGGGGTTTCCAGTAATAGACCCCGAAACCGCAACAAGAGCGGCTTTAATCTTACAGCAACGCGGAGTCAAAACCGTGATCGTTACCTTGGGAAGTCAAGGGGCACTCTGTTGTAGTGCTAATGAAACCTTTTTTGTGCCTGCGCTTTCCGTGTCCGTAGTGGATACCGTAGCCGCCGGGGATGCCTTTAATGGGGGCTTAGTGGCGGCATTAGCCTCTGGTAAGTCTCTGCCGGAAGCTATGCAATGGGCGACAGTAGCAGGGGCGTTATCGGTGACTCAAGCCGGGGCACAATCTTCTTTACCAGATCGGGCAAGTTTTCTACAATTTCTCAGTAGTCATTAG
- a CDS encoding M16 family metallopeptidase produces the protein MQLRERRNISQFPASISKLNHGLTVIHQYIPATPVVVADIWVKAGAIAEPVEWPGMAHFLEHMIFKGSGRIKPGMFDEVIENLGGMTNAATSHDYAHFFLTTAGKYLSETLPYLAEILLQAKIPDEEFYRERDVVLEEIRYSYDDPDWVGFQVLCESLYQYHPYGRSVLGDEENLLKYTPNQMRCFHRTHYQPENMTVVIVGGVQEEEALSIVDKSFAHFSVPDECPSLIIEAEPPIIETRRNLLYMPRIESSRLIMGWIGPGIDQLEDAVGLDLLSVVLAGGRCSRLVRELREEKQLVINIDSSFSLQRDSSLFTISAILAREEVETVEKMITDHLERLQSVPITPEELARCQRLLCHDYIFSTETPGQLAGLYGYYQIIAAQAELSLQYPKIIQQLTAKDLKRLANQYLCPEHYAITVMQPC, from the coding sequence GTGCAACTAAGAGAACGTCGCAATATCAGCCAGTTTCCTGCCAGCATATCCAAATTGAATCACGGACTAACTGTGATCCATCAGTATATACCGGCAACGCCAGTGGTAGTAGCTGATATATGGGTAAAAGCCGGAGCCATCGCCGAACCCGTAGAATGGCCAGGAATGGCCCATTTTCTAGAACACATGATTTTTAAAGGTTCTGGGCGAATAAAACCGGGAATGTTTGATGAAGTCATCGAAAATTTGGGAGGAATGACTAATGCCGCAACCAGTCATGACTATGCCCATTTTTTCTTAACCACAGCCGGAAAATATTTATCGGAGACTTTACCCTATTTAGCGGAAATTCTTTTACAAGCAAAAATCCCCGATGAAGAATTCTATCGGGAAAGGGATGTGGTTTTAGAAGAAATTCGCTACAGTTACGATGATCCTGATTGGGTAGGGTTTCAAGTCTTGTGTGAAAGTCTTTATCAGTATCATCCTTACGGACGGTCAGTATTAGGGGATGAAGAAAACTTGCTTAAATATACCCCTAATCAAATGCGCTGTTTTCATCGCACTCACTACCAACCCGAAAATATGACAGTAGTGATCGTTGGGGGAGTACAGGAAGAAGAAGCTTTATCCATCGTCGATAAATCCTTTGCCCATTTTAGTGTCCCTGATGAATGTCCATCCTTGATCATCGAAGCTGAACCCCCCATTATTGAGACACGCCGTAATCTGTTATATATGCCCAGAATAGAATCATCTCGTTTAATTATGGGGTGGATAGGTCCAGGCATTGATCAGCTAGAAGACGCAGTAGGATTAGATTTACTATCGGTGGTTTTAGCCGGGGGGCGATGTTCTCGTCTAGTACGAGAATTAAGGGAAGAAAAACAATTAGTGATCAATATAGATAGTAGTTTTTCCCTGCAACGAGATTCGAGTTTATTTACCATTAGTGCAATTTTAGCCAGAGAAGAGGTAGAAACTGTTGAAAAAATGATCACTGATCACCTTGAACGGTTACAATCAGTGCCCATAACCCCAGAAGAATTAGCCCGATGTCAACGTTTACTCTGTCATGATTATATTTTTTCCACAGAAACCCCAGGACAATTAGCCGGATTATATGGATATTATCAAATCATTGCGGCTCAAGCCGAATTATCACTACAATACCCGAAAATCATTCAACAATTAACAGCAAAAGATTTAAAACGCCTCGCTAATCAATATCTTTGTCCCGAACATTATGCTATTACTGTAATGCAGCCTTGTTAA
- a CDS encoding type IV pilin protein → MLILSKYFLPYTARRKLPQGFTLLELLIVVIIVGLLAAIAIPNLLEQVAKARQAEAINNLGAINRAQQAYRYENGTFGTICGNFILWFSCNSTNGTLPIKVKSSVYYRYTDTILPNGTTASYSAIVLSPYQSDLKDYAASVGLTNSGVFSSVICGAKNPQTVSLSISTSGTTCPSDFVPVK, encoded by the coding sequence ATGTTAATACTTAGTAAATATTTTCTTCCCTACACAGCCCGAAGAAAATTGCCTCAAGGATTTACCTTATTAGAGCTTTTGATCGTTGTCATAATAGTGGGGTTGTTAGCGGCTATCGCCATTCCGAATTTGTTGGAACAAGTTGCCAAAGCAAGACAGGCAGAAGCTATTAATAACCTAGGAGCGATCAACCGCGCTCAACAAGCCTATCGTTATGAGAATGGGACGTTTGGTACCATTTGTGGCAACTTTATCCTATGGTTCTCTTGCAACAGTACCAATGGAACCTTGCCCATCAAAGTGAAATCATCAGTCTACTATCGATATACAGACACTATTTTACCTAATGGCACCACAGCCTCTTACTCGGCTATTGTGCTTTCCCCCTACCAGTCGGACCTCAAAGATTATGCTGCCTCTGTTGGGTTAACCAATAGCGGTGTATTTTCCTCGGTCATCTGTGGAGCTAAAAACCCTCAAACAGTCAGCCTCAGTATCTCAACCAGTGGAACCACTTGCCCTAGCGACTTTGTTCCAGTTAAATAA
- a CDS encoding SDR family oxidoreductase — MSGKKVLVTGATGRTGSIVIQELRQYPQEFEVIGFARSEAKVKDLFGSTEGFVFGEIKDKSSLDQAIKDCQALVILSSAIPKMKAPPAPGERPEFDYEAGQTPEEIDWIGQKNQIDAALEAGVKHIVLVGSMGGENKNHPLNRIGNGNILIWKRKAEQYLIDSGIDYTIIHPGGLLDQTGGKRELIVGKKDELLNNPPKGIPTTIPRADVAQLVVQSLREPTAKNKAFDVISKPEDEPGAIITTDFAALFAQTTPGL, encoded by the coding sequence ATGTCAGGTAAAAAAGTTCTCGTTACGGGTGCAACTGGACGAACTGGATCAATTGTTATCCAAGAGTTACGTCAATATCCTCAAGAATTTGAAGTTATCGGTTTTGCTCGCTCAGAGGCTAAAGTTAAAGACTTATTTGGTTCAACAGAAGGCTTTGTCTTCGGAGAAATTAAAGATAAATCTAGTTTGGATCAAGCCATAAAAGACTGTCAAGCGCTAGTTATACTCTCCAGTGCCATCCCAAAAATGAAAGCCCCTCCCGCCCCAGGAGAAAGACCAGAATTTGACTATGAAGCGGGACAAACCCCAGAAGAAATCGATTGGATCGGACAAAAAAACCAGATTGATGCGGCTCTTGAAGCCGGCGTAAAACATATCGTTTTAGTCGGTTCAATGGGAGGAGAAAACAAGAACCATCCCCTTAACCGTATTGGCAATGGTAACATCTTAATTTGGAAGCGAAAAGCCGAACAATATTTAATCGATTCAGGCATAGATTATACAATCATTCATCCTGGGGGTTTATTAGATCAAACTGGGGGAAAAAGAGAACTCATTGTTGGCAAAAAAGACGAACTTTTAAATAACCCTCCCAAGGGAATTCCTACCACAATTCCTAGAGCCGATGTAGCCCAATTAGTCGTTCAATCATTAAGAGAACCTACAGCCAAAAATAAAGCCTTTGATGTAATTTCAAAACCCGAAGATGAGCCGGGCGCAATCATCACCACTGACTTTGCCGCTTTATTTGCTCAAACCACCCCTGGACTTTAA
- a CDS encoding DUF6671 family protein has product MNNINDWFKNRIAVLATMHQKEKAIAPVLESQLGVKIQVPENFNTDYFGTFTREIKRLGTQIEAARKKAEKVLEMSGETLAIASEGSFFPHPAFPFVSCDREIVLLLDKKHNIEIIGQEIANQTNHSHKTLKTFQEALEFADKIGFPEHGLVVMVSVNATEESQIFKGINSQERLREAVEKALAQSSDGKIHIETDMRAMYNPTRMKVIETATQNLIEKISQQCPECCCPGFDVVERQSGLPCGLCYAPTSLILLDIYRCQRCSFVQERRFPDGKQTADPSQCMYCNP; this is encoded by the coding sequence ATGAACAACATCAATGATTGGTTTAAAAATCGCATTGCCGTTTTAGCCACGATGCACCAAAAAGAAAAAGCCATCGCACCGGTTCTGGAATCTCAACTAGGGGTGAAAATTCAAGTGCCCGAAAATTTCAATACAGATTATTTTGGCACATTTACCCGAGAAATTAAACGACTAGGAACCCAAATAGAAGCCGCCAGAAAAAAAGCGGAAAAAGTTTTAGAAATGAGCGGAGAAACTCTAGCCATTGCCAGTGAAGGCAGCTTTTTTCCTCATCCGGCTTTTCCCTTTGTGTCTTGTGATCGAGAAATCGTTCTTTTATTAGACAAAAAACATAACATAGAAATTATCGGTCAAGAAATTGCTAACCAAACCAATCATAGTCATAAAACCCTTAAAACCTTTCAAGAAGCCTTAGAATTTGCTGATAAAATCGGCTTTCCCGAGCATGGTTTAGTCGTGATGGTGAGCGTTAACGCGACTGAAGAGTCACAAATTTTTAAAGGAATCAATAGCCAAGAGCGGCTTAGAGAAGCAGTCGAGAAAGCTTTAGCGCAATCTTCAGACGGAAAAATTCATATTGAAACGGATATGCGGGCAATGTATAATCCCACTCGGATGAAAGTTATTGAAACAGCAACCCAGAATTTAATTGAGAAAATTAGTCAACAGTGTCCTGAATGTTGTTGTCCGGGTTTTGATGTAGTTGAACGTCAATCTGGATTACCTTGTGGTTTATGTTATGCTCCTACTTCTTTAATTTTGCTCGATATATATCGGTGTCAACGTTGTAGTTTTGTACAAGAACGTCGATTTCCCGATGGAAAACAAACGGCAGATCCCTCTCAGTGTATGTATTGTAATCCCTAA
- a CDS encoding family 10 glycosylhydrolase, whose product MKRRFYKRIYQFLIKCQFILLFIGSFLGILWLGHPSVAFPPSSSGEIRAVWITTNDTDTLIDQSKLKESMIELARLNFNTVYPVVWNSGYALYESAVAQQAGIQPFIPKGLQGQDTLKDLISQAHQQGLQVMPWFEFGFMAPPSSELALNRPNWLTKKRDGTQTTKSAAGEVVWLNPLLPQVQQFITNLVVEVATKYDIDGIQFDDHLSLPYEFGYDAYTVNLYKQETEQDPPADPKDPAWMRWRADKLTAFVSQLNQTLKAIKPKAVFSVSPNPYYVAYNFYLQDWLSWARQDLIDEVIVQIYRPELSSFVKELAQPEITEVRQKIPMGVGILTGLRNRPIPIQFIEEKVLAARQYGLGVSFFFYDSLWNYAPEPPPERQSRFLALFPSPANRPIREIPSVPVEENVSLPSATETPIEQPYHYDGIPIPVYPAW is encoded by the coding sequence ATGAAAAGACGTTTTTACAAGCGAATTTACCAATTCCTGATTAAATGTCAATTTATACTTTTGTTTATAGGCTCTTTTTTGGGTATTCTCTGGCTAGGGCATCCGAGCGTCGCTTTTCCTCCTTCATCTTCTGGAGAGATTCGGGCCGTTTGGATCACGACTAATGATACAGATACTCTTATCGATCAGTCTAAACTTAAAGAATCCATGATTGAACTGGCTAGATTAAACTTTAATACTGTCTATCCGGTTGTCTGGAATTCGGGTTATGCACTCTATGAAAGTGCAGTTGCTCAACAAGCCGGAATTCAACCGTTTATCCCCAAAGGATTACAAGGACAAGATACCCTAAAAGACCTGATTAGCCAAGCTCATCAACAGGGGTTACAGGTAATGCCTTGGTTTGAGTTTGGTTTTATGGCTCCTCCCTCTTCAGAATTGGCTTTAAATCGTCCCAATTGGCTCACGAAAAAACGAGATGGTACTCAAACCACTAAAAGCGCAGCCGGTGAGGTGGTTTGGCTCAATCCTTTACTGCCGCAAGTACAGCAATTTATCACGAATCTGGTGGTAGAAGTCGCCACTAAATATGATATCGATGGTATTCAGTTTGACGATCATTTATCATTGCCTTATGAATTCGGCTATGATGCTTATACTGTCAATTTATATAAACAAGAAACCGAGCAAGACCCCCCTGCTGACCCGAAAGATCCCGCATGGATGCGGTGGCGAGCCGATAAATTGACCGCTTTTGTCAGTCAACTGAATCAAACTCTCAAAGCGATTAAACCCAAAGCCGTTTTTTCCGTTTCCCCTAATCCTTATTACGTCGCTTACAATTTTTATCTGCAAGATTGGCTTTCTTGGGCACGACAAGATTTAATCGATGAGGTGATTGTTCAAATTTATCGTCCGGAATTATCGAGTTTTGTTAAAGAACTCGCTCAACCTGAAATTACTGAAGTTCGACAAAAGATTCCTATGGGTGTGGGCATTCTGACGGGTTTGCGAAATCGACCTATTCCCATACAATTTATAGAGGAAAAGGTATTAGCCGCGCGTCAGTATGGACTAGGGGTTTCTTTCTTTTTCTATGATAGCCTTTGGAATTATGCCCCTGAGCCTCCCCCTGAAAGGCAATCAAGGTTTCTGGCTCTTTTTCCCTCTCCGGCCAATCGCCCGATCAGAGAAATTCCTTCAGTACCAGTGGAGGAAAACGTTTCTCTTCCCTCGGCGACAGAAACCCCGATTGAGCAACCCTACCACTACGACGGTATCCCCATTCCTGTCTATCCGGCTTGGTGA
- a CDS encoding peptide ligase PGM1-related protein, producing MQTGVNSSQQQIERFRELQNQLRQRWQEADILEQDDNDILVVPSFSIDQQVGQKVAGFLHYEERLLFSLIRLRNPKTRLIYVTAQPLSPMIIDYYLQLLPGIPFSHARDRLMLLSTYDNSFKPLTQKILERPRLVERIRRALRPGKSFIICFNSTILEQELSVQLNTPLYAASPELLYWGSKSGSREIFAECGIPHPDGSPLVHTVEDLILEIQGLWERQPHLKRMVIKLNEGFSGEGNAVLNLKSLADVAPDKADAPLRMEVIEKHLEKLNFQSEDETWKNFSRRIPELGAIVEAFIEGEYKRSPSVQGFISPTGEVQIISTHDQILGGVDEQIYQGCRFPADGRYRLQLQELGLKVGKALAKKGAMERFGVDFMAVRHPHTQQWDIQAIEINLRKGGTTHPFMTLKLLTNGTYDYQTGLFYSQPSQEKYYIASDNLKKPQYHGLLPDDLMDIIASHRLHFDSSTKTGTVFHLMGALSEFGKLGLTCIGNSLEEAEAIYQQVESVLDEETKPFLASCPINLTSSIPINWT from the coding sequence ATGCAAACGGGAGTTAATTCCAGTCAGCAACAGATAGAAAGATTTCGAGAACTTCAGAACCAATTACGACAACGTTGGCAAGAAGCGGATATTTTAGAACAAGATGACAATGATATTCTTGTGGTTCCCTCTTTCAGTATCGATCAACAAGTGGGGCAGAAAGTCGCGGGTTTTCTTCACTATGAAGAACGTCTGTTATTTTCCTTAATTCGTCTGCGAAACCCGAAAACTCGTCTGATTTACGTGACAGCACAACCGTTGTCTCCTATGATCATTGATTATTATTTACAACTGTTGCCGGGTATTCCTTTCTCCCACGCCCGAGACCGCCTGATGCTTTTAAGCACTTATGATAATTCTTTTAAACCTTTAACTCAGAAGATTTTAGAGCGTCCTCGTCTGGTGGAACGCATTCGCCGTGCTTTACGTCCGGGTAAGTCTTTTATTATTTGTTTTAATTCTACGATTTTAGAACAAGAATTATCGGTACAATTAAATACTCCCCTATATGCGGCTTCTCCTGAGTTACTCTACTGGGGATCTAAAAGCGGCAGTCGAGAAATTTTTGCCGAATGTGGTATCCCTCATCCTGATGGTAGTCCTTTGGTTCATACTGTTGAAGACCTGATTCTTGAAATTCAAGGGCTTTGGGAACGCCAACCCCATCTAAAACGCATGGTGATTAAACTCAATGAAGGGTTTTCCGGGGAAGGTAACGCGGTATTAAACTTAAAATCTCTTGCCGATGTCGCCCCAGATAAAGCCGATGCGCCCTTGAGAATGGAGGTCATAGAAAAGCATTTAGAAAAGTTAAATTTTCAATCAGAAGATGAAACTTGGAAAAACTTTTCCAGGCGCATTCCTGAATTAGGTGCTATTGTAGAAGCTTTTATAGAAGGGGAATATAAGCGCTCGCCTTCGGTTCAAGGCTTTATTTCCCCTACAGGAGAGGTGCAAATTATCTCGACTCATGATCAAATTCTCGGAGGAGTCGATGAACAAATTTATCAGGGTTGTCGCTTTCCGGCCGATGGGCGCTACCGTTTACAATTACAAGAATTAGGATTAAAAGTTGGAAAAGCCTTAGCTAAAAAAGGGGCAATGGAACGCTTTGGCGTTGATTTTATGGCGGTTCGCCACCCCCATACCCAGCAATGGGATATTCAAGCCATAGAAATTAATCTTCGTAAAGGAGGAACCACCCATCCCTTTATGACCTTAAAATTACTGACGAATGGAACTTATGATTATCAAACGGGTTTATTCTATTCTCAACCCAGTCAAGAAAAATATTATATTGCCTCAGATAATCTGAAAAAACCTCAATATCATGGGCTGTTACCCGATGATTTAATGGATATTATTGCCAGCCATCGCTTACATTTTGACAGTAGTACCAAAACGGGAACGGTATTTCATTTGATGGGTGCTTTATCAGAATTTGGCAAATTAGGATTAACTTGTATTGGAAATTCCCTAGAAGAAGCCGAAGCAATTTATCAACAAGTCGAGTCAGTTTTAGATGAAGAAACAAAACCGTTTTTAGCATCTTGTCCGATTAACTTAACCTCGAGTATTCCTATTAATTGGACATGA
- a CDS encoding M16 family metallopeptidase, with translation MRVQTNNQTVHRVVLDNGITLLLVENPAADLIAGRIFLKNAGSRWENAEKAGLFHLLATVITKGTEKLSSVEIAEKVESVGANLGADASSDYFVMSLKTVSADFAQMLRLIAEIMRTPTFPAMEVELEKNLTRQNIRSQQEQPFNVAFKQLREAMYQDHPYGYSILGTEETVVQLTREDLQQYHQTFFRPDNFVISLSGRLTLEEGVSLIKEVFGHWQVPGVDLPSPQLLSLTHNPCQKITYQDTQQSIIMLGYTAASVKDPDYPVLKLMSTYLGNGLSSRLFVELREKRGLAYDVSSFYPTRLETSQFVIYMGTAPYNTAIGIEGLRTEAERLYQTELTPEELQAAKNKLLGQYALGKQTNSEIAHLYGWYETLGLGITFDTSFQEQIETVTPEMVQEAARKSLMNPYLSLVGPASGIEES, from the coding sequence ATGAGAGTTCAAACCAACAATCAGACCGTTCATCGCGTCGTCTTAGATAATGGAATAACCCTGCTATTAGTAGAAAATCCGGCCGCCGATTTGATCGCCGGGCGAATTTTTTTAAAAAATGCCGGTTCACGTTGGGAAAATGCGGAAAAAGCCGGATTATTTCACCTGTTAGCTACAGTAATTACCAAGGGAACTGAAAAATTATCCTCGGTTGAAATTGCCGAAAAAGTAGAATCTGTAGGGGCGAATTTAGGGGCTGATGCGTCATCAGATTACTTTGTCATGAGTCTAAAAACCGTATCAGCAGATTTTGCCCAGATGTTGAGGTTAATTGCAGAAATTATGCGAACGCCTACCTTTCCCGCTATGGAGGTAGAACTCGAAAAAAACCTGACGCGGCAAAATATTCGTTCTCAACAAGAACAGCCTTTTAATGTAGCATTTAAGCAATTAAGAGAGGCCATGTATCAGGACCATCCCTATGGATATTCGATTTTAGGCACAGAGGAAACCGTTGTTCAATTAACCCGAGAAGACTTACAACAATATCATCAAACTTTTTTCCGTCCGGATAACTTTGTCATTAGTCTTTCAGGTCGCTTAACCCTAGAAGAAGGAGTCTCTCTAATTAAAGAAGTCTTTGGACATTGGCAAGTTCCGGGTGTAGACTTACCTTCGCCTCAACTGTTGAGTTTAACTCATAATCCCTGCCAAAAGATCACTTATCAAGATACCCAACAATCTATCATCATGTTGGGATACACCGCCGCATCGGTAAAAGACCCCGATTATCCGGTGTTAAAGTTAATGAGTACCTATTTAGGCAATGGTTTGTCAAGTCGGTTGTTTGTCGAACTACGCGAAAAACGGGGATTAGCCTATGATGTATCTTCTTTTTATCCTACCCGTTTAGAAACTTCTCAATTTGTGATTTATATGGGGACTGCTCCTTATAATACAGCTATTGGCATTGAGGGATTGAGAACCGAAGCAGAACGCTTGTATCAAACCGAATTAACCCCAGAAGAATTACAAGCGGCTAAAAATAAATTATTGGGACAATATGCCCTAGGAAAACAAACCAATTCAGAAATTGCTCATTTATATGGGTGGTATGAGACATTAGGATTAGGGATTACATTTGATACTTCTTTTCAAGAACAGATAGAAACTGTTACTCCAGAAATGGTACAAGAAGCGGCGAGAAAATCTTTAATGAATCCTTATTTGTCTTTAGTGGGGCCAGCATCAGGAATTGAGGAAAGCTAA